Within the Debaryomyces hansenii CBS767 chromosome E complete sequence genome, the region ttcgGTATCCTTCTTATCGAAGGATATTATACGTGCACCAATAACATTTGGTTTGGCGGGAGCAGTTTTCTTCTGGAAAGTATTACCACCATCGATGGAAAAGTAGAACTTTTCCGAATCGGTTATTAAAATAACTTGACCTGGAACTAATCCTGGGTAATAAGTTACAATTTCGTCTGACACAGGAATTTTGACAAATTCTACACCTCCATTATTCGATGCATAAGCTACATTGGCCTTGGTCCTTAAGATTATGTTTTCTCCACTATAGGTTTCACCCTGTTCAACATATGTATATTGCTGGAGTTCACTGTCAAATTCATTGAAGGTGGAAACAATATCGTGCTTGTTACCTTTATTCTTATCTTTGTCATCCTCGTCCAAATAATCACTGCatttaaattctttagTTTTAACAAATTCCTTAGCAGCTTCTTTTGGATTTTTACACTTATTACCAGATGCTAACGCTTTGTCAGGCAAAGATATCTTTTTCGATTTCTTATCACGACATATATTTGCAAGCTTCTTTTTATCTGGCTTacattctttttctttcgACCTTGAAAATCCACTAGCACATTCAAAGTCAATCACTGTACATTCACATGGATCATCGTAGACTTTTACATCTTCAAATAGTTCATTGACAAAACATTGACTATTTTGCTTCCTTCTTCTGAACTTTTCTTTGTGCCCGTAAATGCAGATTGGTTTATCATTACTAGGGTCGAGTCTAGTGTatatatcttcaaaatctttcTTTGAATCACATTTTTTGCCGCCAAAAGCTTTACTAAAATCAATAGCATATAAAGTTTCAGCGAACGAATAATCTGCTTTATCCTTTGGAGTGCTGTCGATTAGGCCAGAAAGAATAAATCTTTGCGAAGTGCCATCAACAGTTGTAGTTAAAGTAAGTGGAAAAATAGGTATTTCTAATGCGACATTTTCCCATGATTTTCCTTGATCTAATGAGAAGTACATATTAGAGGAATTCATCTTATTTTTTCCGTAGTATGGTATCGCCACAATAATGTTACCTTGGTCgccaaaagaaaataaacatGGCTCATCCAATGCAAAATCCCAAGAAATTCCACCATCCCTGGATATCCAAGTATTCATTCTATTGATGTCTTTTTCAAGTTTACTACCCTTATTACCAACACTAAGTAGAATTCCTGGAGTTGGACCAGTCACAAATTTACCATCTCCACTTTTTTCGGTAGGGTTTAACAAATGTAACGAGCATTCACTTTCAGTAGTACAAGAACCATCATTGTTGATTTTCAACAAGTTCCAATCTTCTCCATCATTATACGAAATTCTactttttatatttttatcaataccACCGCCCATAAGCATATCAAGCAAGGTTTTACTCTTCCCCTTATTGTCCTTGATTTCGTCTGCAATGTTTGCTAACCATACGCCGTCTATTGTTTCAACTTTCTGGATAGAACCTCCTTGCACTTTATCTAATACCTTTGAAAAACTTAAGCCACTTGAATCCGACGAATATACTGTGGATAATGAAAACTTCCGGAAAGAATTAGAGTAATCCATAACTGCTAGAAAAATTGACAGTGACGATGATTCCAAGAATGTCATTATACCATAAGAAATATCCACTTTCAAGTCCGCCTCGTTAAAATTTTTACCATCCTTCGAAACTAGTAAAGATACTTTAGACTTCGTATTGAACTTGTCGTTCTGTACAACAACAATAGCGAAATTTTGTAATACTCTAATGTCAATTATGGAGCCTGACTTTGCCAACGCATGATTAATCTTAGATTCagttttgaaaaaatcatCAGATGCAACGATATAGGATTCAACAATGTGTCCAAATGAATTAAGCTTATTTCTTGAGCAATAAATAGTTTCATCCTTACCCACGTCATAGGATTTAGttgattttgcaaatgTACATATACTTGCATCCGTTTGCAAAGATTTTGGATTAGATTTAAACCCATCAGTAGTTAAAAAATGGTAATTTACACATTGATTGGAAATCTTTTTATCTTCCGGGCAATGATAAACAACAAAAATGGCTAAATCAGGGTTCTTTgcattgaataaaatatggggaattgaatttaaagtCAAatgttctttttcattcttgGGGTCATAGATTTCAAACTTAGACCAAGTTTCACCCTTATCATTGGTTACGTACTGGAATTTATCGATAGTGAAAGCAAAAGCCcgattattattaaatggATCAAACTGGTAGCGAATCACTCTTTCGTTTTCTGTTTCCTTTACATTCTTCCAACTTACGCCGTCATCGAATGAAATAGCAAGTTTATCTTTCCTCAATACTAAAATATTCGAAGAATCATCAAAGTAGTTATATTCTTTCGCTATTTCACCTTCTTTCGTCAATTTTATGTCAGGTTTGAAATTGGACTCCGATACAACGTATGCGATAAAGAGTGTAAAAAGAAAAGCTATGGAACTCCACAGCCTCAACTCAATTCTCATTATAGTGCCCAAATATCTCTagatattaaatatattgaacTTTATAGCACGATCAACGAGAATAAAGCTTGtttgatgatgattaaatgtatatatatcttttatCAATGGCTCCCTACTAAAAGACATGTTGGCGTCAATTCAACCTCGAGTCAgtaatcaataaatcacGTGAAATGCTTGACTATTCGTTTATCGttacaattattatacaacTATAGACAAAACGTATTATACTATTATAAATGCATGTTCCTTCATCAATATACCTCTCTTCATAGGCCTCATAAACATCCACATTTTATGGATAGGAATGATTCAGCATGTATTTAGGTGaccaaaatataaataaattcacTCGCACCTCTATCGATGGCAGAAATACTAGACATAAGTCTTCTATAGTGTATAGGACTTCTTAATTacatctttctttttatttatatcacCCAAATGACTTATCTAACACAAGGCCTAAATGATCATTATTCTTGTTAACACGAACGTAACAATTGACATCATAATCGCCCCCAATGAATTTGCTTAATTTAAAAGTAAATGCCATAAAACtgttgataaatttatctttATCTTCAGGCTGGATTCGTATTATCAGCTTTATTGCCGGTTTTGTTTCCTGtaattggaaaatatcaaaatgaGATGCTTCGCCTACCAAACCGTATAGCTTTCCCAAGCTACCTAGAACAATTGATTTCCAGGTTATCCAGTCTATATTTAAGTCGTTGAATTTATCCTTGTTGTCATTTATAAACTGTTGATCTAATATTCTATAAAATGTTAGCACgcttttcaagaaattatttttattgcaTTTACTCGATgcatttcattatcaagtATACTTACAGTTCTAAGTTCAAATAATGCCACTCGTATTCATTCACTGAAAACTGTATACCTTCTTTATACATATCAACCATACATATGTATAGACCCGATGTTGACCTagatcatcatcatcatcacctCTGGTTTTAATTTTCGTTAATAATGGAACTTTCACGTGAGAACTCTCAGAAATCATGCCAAAATGGTTGCTAATGTACGGAATAAGAAGCCATAGCATTTTACAATCGATTTCGTAAATTTATCAAGTATAAACTATACTTGCAGTAGGGATTTATTAGACTAAATAGGAATATTTGTCCTTTATagttttaattaatttttatgTATTTTTATGTATTTTATGTATTTTATGTAAGTTTTAAAAGTTTTTATaatctttttcaacaaGTAAATGCAAGGAAACTAATGAGTAGCAGAAATTTGAATCTGTATATTATAACTGTCGCAGGATGAAGAACCGACAGTTGTTGAACTATCGTTATCATTAATGCTTGTTTGACTTGTATTTGGTAGATTATGACTGAAAGGTTTCTGGTGGTGTATGAATGCACTAGCATTTTCTGACATAATGATATCACCTACAACTTCACGTTCGGGAAAAAATCCAGTAACAGAATATGGGTTCAAAGCAGGTGTGTACTTTCTATTTTTGGGGGTTTGAAAATCCATCGGCCTATTTGAGTTTGGtttaatagaattatttttatactttttatttttgacCTTATCGGTAGTGTGATTTTGCGATTCATTTATGCAATAATTTGTTTGGTTAACCTGCTTAATGGAGTCAGAAGCTTTAGCAAATTCGTCTTCGAATCGGAATGGGATAGGTATTGCACCTTTTGGTAACGGGTTGCCTGGTTCAATACGAATTATTCTTGATCCTGGTGGAAACATCAGTAAGTTAAATAGAGGATATTGGATACGTGCATCGTAatagttattattattaatcgTTGCCGATAATGCCGATTCATTGTCTTTCAAAGTTTGTGACGGTATCTTTATTCCAGAAATTCGCCTATCATACGAATATTCTTGGGCAAACCTATTCTCTTTCATGAAGTAAGGAGTATATCCGTTAGAATATGTACAATTtccagaattatttttaaacTTCGTCAAACgctttttaatattttgatgtCCTTTTCCAAATTTGTTGTTGCTTGTGTCAAGAAGGATATTTGCTAACTCTTGCTTCAAATCTACAACTTCATAATGCCTCAAATGCAACAATTCGTAAATTGTGTATACAATCTTTACCATTGTTTATTCAGGATTGGTATCAGATAACTTAATGTCAGATAGTATAAGATTCTGAAGTGATGTAGAAATGTTTTAGTTTATATGTTCATTTGTGACATTTAGGGTgcaaaaagaaaaatgagaataaagataaaaCCGCATGTAGGAATCGAACTTATTGCACGAAAATCGAGTTGGGATATTTGCTGTTCTGCCACAATACAAAATCTGAGAACGCGCTTAAAAAAAGTTTGTCCCATAAGGAAATTGCTTACTATTTGGAAAATGCGAACGTTCTATCtgattttatcttcttgacATAAACCAATTCAATACCTTTGTTATATAGAGAAGTTAAAATATGTCAAATAACTGGGAAGAAGTAACAGATGATATAGGGAggatatattattataataaaaCTACACAAGAAACAAGTTGGACCAAGCCATTAGACACTACATGCGATTGGAAAGCTTATACAACAGATGATGGACGACAATATTACCATAATGAAAATACTGGAGAAACGACCTGGGAAATACCTGAAGGTTCTGAAGAAACATTTGAGAAAACAGATGTTGTCGAACAtgagaataatgaatcGTATAAAGAGAAGGATAAACCAACTTCAGATGAGACAAAATCTAGGTCATCTCTTGACCTTGAATTAGAGAAAAAATCAACCATTCGAAACGAACTAATAGAACCACCTCAATTCAAGTCCTATCAAGAAGCTGAAGATGCTTTCCTAAGCCTATTAAAATCTAATAGTGTAGATTCTACATGGTCTTTTCAGGAGGTAATTtctaaattcattaaaaacCCACTTTATTGGGCTATTCCTGATGCTTTACATAGAAGACGATTatatgatgaatatttggTCCAAAAATTAAAGGATGAATTAACTAACAAGAGTGCTATTGTAGagaattttgaaagaaattttttgCAGGTATTACAAAATTTCGAAAAGAAAGGTCtcataaaatataataccCGTTGGATAACGattaagaatatattaatagCGGAAGAAAATcctattttcaaaaactcTGTATTGTCAGATAATGAAgttttgaagatttataATGAGTTTGTAAATGCATTAAAAGAAGCTCGTGAAGAGTCAATTAGACAGCAAAAAGCACAAGCgttaaatgaattgaagtCATACTTAACCCAGATTAACCCAATTCTAGTGTCGGATAGCGAGAATTGGGATCAGCTTTATAACAACTTACAGAACGATGCCCGTTTTAAAGCCAATAAACACTTTACAGTGTTGAATAAAGTTGACATTTTAGAATTATACACAACGGATATATATCCGCAGTTACTTggtaaattgaaaaatgaaatcacaagcattgaaaagaagaattacaGATCTGATAGGAAGGCAAGACAAAGTTTTAAAGAGTTGCTCTTAAggaatattaatatcaatgcCAACTCGCTCTTTGAGAATATCTTCCCGCTTCTAGAGAATGAGGATTGCTTTATAGAGCTATGTGGTAGAAATGGATCTTCGCCATTGGATTTTTTCTGGGATGTAGTGGATGAAAAATACCAAAccatgaaattgaaaaaagacTTGGTCGAAAATACACTCTCGggattgaaaaataaccCAAAGTATAGCTATGATCAATTATTGAGCAGTAAAGagaatttcattaatagtCTAGCggatttgaaagatgaaAGACTATCTGCATTTGACTTCAAGTTGAGTAACGAGGCGCAGGATGATAACGAGttagaaataatatttgataatttgaaaagagaCTACgatttaaagaatgaaatGTTGAAAACCAGATATAAAATGGAATTGGAACAAAGGATAGATGAACTTGCGCACTGGCTCTTTTCTAATCATGACAAGCatgatataataaaattcataGCCCACGATTCCGACACGTCCGATGGTTATCCAGTTGCGATATTGATAACGGAAGGCCTGAATAATGCTTCCAAGTATGCTGTGAACACTATTGATAAGCATGCTCTACAgtctttattcaaatcaaaatttcaaaatatcgaACAGTATAGGAAATTGGAAACTACATCACAATTGGCCAGTAATAAGGGCATCAGAATACCTATTGAAGACTCTCTCGAAGGCTCTATAAATGGGTTGGTAAACTTATTGAATGACAATACCTCTGTTCCTGACGAAAAATCCGCATACGCTAATAGAAAGCGACAAATCAGAGATGATCATACAGATACGAAAAGGTTTAAACCAGAGAGCAAGGAAACAGATGCTACTGTAAAGCCCAATGGTCCTAAGCATAACCCagttttattgaattattagtCTATAGTATATAGGTGTATTATAAAAATCATGAAGGTCTGCATATAGTTAGTCGTGCCTGTAAgatcattattgaatgtaTCGGGTAAAACCCATAGTCTGGAATGGTTAAGTTGTAATAAAACGACAATTCAATCAATAGCTTTAgattatatattgaaaatacaAGGATGGTATGTAATATTCATGGAATGATTATTAATTGTTGAATCGGATTCGgtcaaattgaattaatttaattgatcaaaaGATATAGATATAGTATAATAGAAACTAACCAAACTATCAGTCACAATCATTAAAGCCATACTTAACAGCTGTTAGATCTTCGTTGACAGCAGCAATATGCTTGGAGGACTTTTCTTCACAATTAGTGGAAAGACATAACAGACCAGAGATAGAAGTTGATAATAGTCACAACCCtgaattgatattaaatcCTATGATAATAGCTAGAAACGAGAACGAAAAAATCTTAATTGAGCCCTCTGTAAACTCGGTTAGAGTTTCTATAAAGATTAAACAAGCAGATGAAATAGAGCAAATCTTAGTTCATAAGTTCACCAGGTTTTTAACTTCAAGGGCCgaaaatttctttattttaaGAAGAGTCCCTATAAAGGGATACGATATATCTTTCTTGATTACTAACTTCCATACTGAACAAATGTTGAAGGATAAATTGGTTGATTTCATCATAGAATTTATGGAAGATgttgataaagaaattagtgaaatgaaattgttcttgaatGCTAGAGCTAGAGTTATCGCTGAGGCATACTTGACCCCATTCGATTAAATTCTTGATCACTACGAAGACTTTATTTCCTTTTATAGCTTAATTTGGTAGAATATTTTAGTATTGAATTGAACGTACCTATCTACGAAATTATTTACCTATAGTTCCTAATTTAACCCATATATACATGATTGGATAAAATCAACTCACCTTCTTTCGTCCTTATCTGATTTCAAACCAGAAATAATTACATCATTATTCGTAGGAGGTATCTTTTGTGTGTTTGGTGTGTGCGTGATATGCGTACTATCCACATTAGAATTGATACCTGTATTTGTATGATTATCGACAGGCGAATTACCAGAAATAGCTCTTcttgattcattttctgTGATATTTGTGCCAAATGGCAATTGTTGCTTTATCATAGTCTTAGGAGATAGATCTTGTGAATGATGCATAGCTGATGAAATCTGATTTCCAGTTTGTAGATGATGCTGCCCTTGACTTGAATACGGGGTAGATGAATGATTCAGAGGCGAGTCGTAGGGCGAATCATAATCATCTCCTTGTCTGCTAATATATTGTTTGTGGGATGAGCTTCTCACCCTACTATTGTCATTATTGCTATTGCTGTTATTATCAATGTCTTGGTTGTTATACATCGCGGGACTAggtttattgaaatttaagTACAGCGACGTATCTCTAAATGAGAACTGTGGATTATTCGGTTGTATCTCTTGCTGCGTTTGAGGATGGTTATATCCACTTGCCGACCCATTAGAGGACATCATTGGCAAGTTTGAGttatcatttaataagCCAGGAATGTGATTTAAAACTGTATCTAATTCCAGCAAGACATCACATATACGATCAAATCCTTTggaagatattttcaatatccaTCTAtagttgaatatttgatcCTTATAGAAATCCgattcttctttatttgaCGAGgtcatatataaaatagcAGCAAAAGTGCAGATTAACgtaaaatttgaagaagaagaagaatgcCAGAAAGAATGCATATGCTCAGGTTTTAAATCTCTGACAAATTCAATGGACGCCGACAATCTGGTTTTTGCGGCTATACGACATACTTCAACTAATTCCTTCGGAGGCGGATTTCCTGCCaaagattgcaaaaatataGTAGTGATTATTTTTCTATGCAATGTTAATTCTGTAGCAAAATAAGCCAACTGTAAATACCCATTTGAACATAATTTCCTGGGTTGTACAGAAGTCATTTGTAAGTCAATAGGTAACGAGTGATACCAGTTACGTAATTTGAGTTGAAGTGGTTTTGCAATTTGTAAAACTTGAGCGATATCGTTGATTTCAGACATAGCCTTCATTGAATAAAGTTTGTCTAAAATATCTGATAGGATTATTGtcaaattaatcaaattcataaatattttcttccCATTCTCAATATCTGAAGAACCTTCCTTCAAGTCTCCATCGCCATGCTTCTCAGGAAAATCCTCATCCACCAAAGAAACAACGACCCAATTAAGTTCATTAATATGGGATGGACGAgaattttttaatgaaaGCCATTTATCTTCTATGTAAACTGCCCAAGCTAACCTTTTACGCAAACCTCTTTCCCACTTCGGTAATTTCCAACCATTACAGTTCAAGCCCAATCCTAGTTCTTCAGCTAGCGTAATAACTTGAGAGCACAAAACCCAATCACTGTAGTGTGAGTCACTCGTCAGAGTTGGTGTGTTTGCGTTAGCTGAGTTTTTCAAAGCTTGGATATCTCGTTCACTATTGTTTTGGATTATGTGCTTACATTgtagtaataataatccagCTTGTACAGCACTTAGTTTTGGTCTTTTCAAGATTTCTagcaaataattatttaaaccaacttttaaaattaaatcaacaTTTGGCTTaggaaatttatttaattgcGGATCGTAATCCCACCATTGTATAGCTAAAGCATACACTGCAGCTAATAGTGGTGCACTAAATTCTCTATGCgttcttgaatatttttccAAAAAGACTTTCTTGTGAAGTATCGGGTAAGATGGGTGTATTATACggaaatataaatcaattaatatcTGACCATGAGGAGCAacgaatttttcaacagTGTCTACATCGTTAGAcatattttgatatgaaCGAGGGGATTGgtcatctttcaaaataaattgtGCATTATCACTGACTTTCCTTAAAGAAGTGGAATTACTTAAATTCACTTGTTCAATTTTACCGGAACCATTGCTTGCggtattatttttattgggATCATTTGCCTTATTTTGTGAatcaataatcaaatttaataaatttgtatCATACAAATATGATGTTGGGCCAACATAGAAACTCGATCTAGGGAATTGTAAGGATAATGTCTTTTGCAACAACGAGTTATTAATTGA harbors:
- a CDS encoding DEHA2E17028p (similar to uniprot|P21657 Saccharomyces cerevisiae YIR023W DAL81), producing the protein MTGGDHSSNNTPVNQENQHITPLQNPVHSIPIGANTNSMNDNKNNANAIGNNNQGLHPPGNGNPNEFGLSPHNYFDSNWASSLLMDPNNDILYNMDFDSQENLTTANPMIYQSNTPAENPNINIKSGLVTSRPTINGPRPPEHQSPQIPHPPPSSFTPKAQQAYIQAQQNIPQQQNKSTKQRRPCDHCRRRKTKCVIIPNTNNCAQCESKSMTCTYVGSALKRKTGYDSDSDSKRAKTTNEKPSENRRGNENTDNPAMGHLRNEHSVIVAPNVPIRDVAPVRDYSSINNSLLQKTLSLQFPRSSFYVGPTSYLYDTNLLNLIIDSQNKANDPNKNNTASNGSGKIEQVNLSNSTSLRKVSDNAQFILKDDQSPRSYQNMSNDVDTVEKFVAPHGQILIDLYFRIIHPSYPILHKKVFLEKYSRTHREFSAPLLAAVYALAIQWWDYDPQLNKFPKPNVDLILKVGLNNYLLEILKRPKLSAVQAGLLLLQCKHIIQNNSERDIQALKNSANANTPTSTSDSHYSDWVLCSQVITLAEELGLGLNCNGWKLPKWERGLRKRLAWAVYIEDKWLSLKNSRPSHINELNWVVVSLVDEDFPEKHGDGDLKEGSSDIENGKKIFMNLINLTIILSDILDKLYSMKAMSEINDIAQVLQIAKPLQLKLRNWYHSLPIDLQMTSVQPRKLCSNGYLQLAYFATELTLHRKIITTIFLQSLAGNPPPKELVEVCRIAAKTRLSASIEFVRDLKPEHMHSFWHSSSSSNFTLICTFAAILYMTSSNKEESDFYKDQIFNYRWILKISSKGFDRICDVLSELDTVLNHIPGLLNDNSNLPMMSSNGSASGYNHPQTQQEIQPNNPQFSFRDTSSYLNFNKPSPAMYNNQDIDNNSNSNNDNSRVRSSSHKQYISRQGDDYDSPYDSPSNHSSTPYSSQGQHHLQTGNQISSAMHHSQDLSPKTMIKQQLPFGTNITENESRRAISGNSPVDNHTNTGINSNVDSTHITHTPNTQKIPPTNNDVIISGLKSDKDERR
- a CDS encoding DEHA2E16918p (similar to uniprot|P32319 Saccharomyces cerevisiae YBL017C PEP1 Type I transmembrane sorting receptor): MRIELRSWSSIAFLFTLFIAYVVSESNFKPDIKLTKEGEIAKEYNYFDDSSNILVLRKDKLAISFDDGVSWKNVKETENERVIRYQFDPFNNNRAFAFTIDKFQYVTNDKGETWSKFEIYDPKNEKEHLTLNSIPHILFNAKNPDLAIFVVYHCPEDKKISNQCVNYHFLTTDGFKSNPKSLQTDASICTFAKSTKSYDVGKDETIYCSRNKLNSFGHIVESYIVASDDFFKTESKINHALAKSGSIIDIRVLQNFAIVVVQNDKFNTKSKVSLLVSKDGKNFNEADLKVDISYGIMTFLESSSSSIFLAVMDYSNSFRKFSLSTVYSSDSSGLSFSKVLDKVQGGSIQKVETIDGVWLANIADEIKDNKGKSKTLLDMLMGGGIDKNIKSRISYNDGEDWNLLKINNDGSCTTESECSLHLLNPTEKSGDGKFVTGPTPGILLSVGNKGSKLEKDINRMNTWISRDGGISWDFALDEPCLFSFGDQGNIIVAIPYYGKNKMNSSNMYFSLDQGKSWENVALEIPIFPLTLTTTVDGTSQRFILSGLIDSTPKDKADYSFAETLYAIDFSKAFGGKKCDSKKDFEDIYTRLDPSNDKPICIYGHKEKFRRRKQNSQCFVNELFEDVKVYDDPCECTVIDFECASGFSRSKEKECKPDKKKLANICRDKKSKKISLPDKALASGNKCKNPKEAAKEFVKTKEFKCSDYLDEDDKDKNKGNKHDIVSTFNEFDSELQQYTYVEQGETYSGENIILRTKANVAYASNNGGVEFVKIPVSDEIVTYYPGLVPGQVILITDSEKFYFSIDGGNTFQKKTAPAKPNVIGARIISFDKKDTEKFIWYSSENCDNPFSRDCSLVAYITEDGGENFQKLKEDVRSCDFVADVFEDVSDEIKNMIYCTVEDKSSRKLMLLSSTDYFKQSKKVFDNVVGYAITGNFLVAATIDDAEQSLKAKVTVDGQIFADADFPPDFHVDSQQAYTVLDSASKAIFIHVTTNNENGHEFGSILKSNSNGTSYSLTLDKVNRNRIGYVDYDRIEGIEGVIVSNIVANDHSKDRKKLKTQITHNDGGEWSYITPPVIDSKGKKYKCNGKSLSKCSLNLHGFTERADYRDTFSSASAIGLMMAVGNVGEYLEDFDKCSTFISRDGGITWKEIKKGVYMWEYGDRGTILVLVNAEKTTDKLMYSLDEGDTWHDYKFAEEPIDVLDLATVPSDTSRKFLIFGKSDRKMVSYSIDFTNIHKRQCQLDLDNPNDDDFEYWSPTHPSTPDNCLFGREAKYLRRAIGHDDCFIGSAPLIEGFKVTRNCSCTRKDYECDYNFFRDSDDTCKLVKGLSPSNRKKEMCKKENAFEYFEPTGYRKIPLSTCVGGKNFDTWKVHPCPGKQKEFNKHHGKELNSGSLLAVIGIPIAVFLLATWFVYERGIRRNGGFKRFGQIRLDLDDDDFHPIENNEVDKAINKIVKGGIVIVAASIAGFKTLRKVDRMLFDKVTSSLFRRRPGHRNYVHVPEMDEEEELFGNFRDNYEEELEEGTNNINEDFNDEPNDYEYEEETNDEVDSRLFNIDDQSDEELQSATPEDN
- a CDS encoding DEHA2E16940p (no similarity) yields the protein MVDMYKEGIQFSVNEYEWHYLNLELILDQQFINDNKDKFNDLNIDWITWKSIVLGSLGKLYGLVGEASHFDIFQLQETKPAIKSIIRIQPEDKDKFINSFMAFTFKLSKFIGGDYDVNCYVRVNKNNDHLGLVLDKSFG
- a CDS encoding DEHA2E16984p (similar to uniprot|P33203 Saccharomyces cerevisiae YKL012W PRP40 U1 snRNP protein involved in splicing); protein product: MSNNWEEVTDDIGRIYYYNKTTQETSWTKPLDTTCDWKAYTTDDGRQYYHNENTGETTWEIPEGSEETFEKTDVVEHENNESYKEKDKPTSDETKSRSSLDLELEKKSTIRNELIEPPQFKSYQEAEDAFLSLLKSNSVDSTWSFQEVISKFIKNPLYWAIPDALHRRRLYDEYLVQKLKDELTNKSAIVENFERNFLQVLQNFEKKGLIKYNTRWITIKNILIAEENPIFKNSVLSDNEVLKIYNEFVNALKEAREESIRQQKAQALNELKSYLTQINPILVSDSENWDQLYNNLQNDARFKANKHFTVLNKVDILELYTTDIYPQLLGKLKNEITSIEKKNYRSDRKARQSFKELLLRNININANSLFENIFPLLENEDCFIELCGRNGSSPLDFFWDVVDEKYQTMKLKKDLVENTLSGLKNNPKYSYDQLLSSKENFINSLADLKDERLSAFDFKLSNEAQDDNELEIIFDNLKRDYDLKNEMLKTRYKMELEQRIDELAHWLFSNHDKHDIIKFIAHDSDTSDGYPVAILITEGSNNASKYAVNTIDKHALQSLFKSKFQNIEQYRKLETTSQLASNKGIRIPIEDSLEGSINGLVNLLNDNTSVPDEKSAYANRKRQIRDDHTDTKRFKPESKETDATVKPNGPKHNPVLLNY
- a CDS encoding DEHA2E17006p (highly similar to uniprot|P33204 Saccharomyces cerevisiae YKL013C ARC19 Subunit of the ARP2/3 complex); amino-acid sequence: MSQSLKPYLTAVRSSLTAAICLEDFSSQLVERHNRPEIEVDNSHNPELILNPMIIARNENEKILIEPSVNSVRVSIKIKQADEIEQILVHKFTRFLTSRAENFFILRRVPIKGYDISFLITNFHTEQMLKDKLVDFIIEFMEDVDKEISEMKLFLNARARVIAEAYLTPFD
- a CDS encoding DEHA2E16962p (no similarity) encodes the protein MVKIVYTIYELLHLRHYEVVDLKQELANILLDTSNNKFGKGHQNIKKRLTKFKNNSGNCTYSNGYTPYFMKENRFAQEYSYDRRISGIKIPSQTLKDNESALSATINNNNYYDARIQYPLFNLSMFPPGSRIIRIEPGNPLPKGAIPIPFRFEDEFAKASDSIKQVNQTNYCINESQNHTTDKVKNKKYKNNSIKPNSNRPMDFQTPKNRKYTPALNPYSVTGFFPEREVVGDIIMSENASAFIHHQKPFSHNLPNTSQTSINDNDSSTTVGSSSCDSYNIQIQISATH